From Polyodon spathula isolate WHYD16114869_AA chromosome 26, ASM1765450v1, whole genome shotgun sequence, one genomic window encodes:
- the ercc4 gene encoding DNA repair endonuclease XPF, with product MAGPLLEFETEMFLNLFSSDGLLVTAEGLGIDRILLQFLRVYSEEGSLVLLLNTTTAEQEYFIEQLRTEGVSHLPRIVTNEISSSERYNVYTQGGVLFVTSRILVVDFLTDRIPANLITGILVYKAHKIIESCQEAFILRLYRQKNKTGFIKAFTDNAVAFRSGFCQVERVMRNLFVKKLFLWPRFHVAVNSFLERHKPDVVELHVSLTPAMTAIQISVLDIMNACLKELKRYNPALEVEELSLENALGRSFEKMIRHYLDPLWHQLGMKTKSLVQDLKILRTLLQYLTQYDCVTFLNLLESLRTSEKAFGQNSDWLFLDSSTSMFVNSRARVYHIPDSKTGTKTKAGEKRIQAEKEPEGKRELVLEINPKWEALSDVLKEIERENKNAEDGPGRVLICASDDRTCAQLREYVTHGAEALLTRLYSRTFGKNEAPPELSKDRRAVGKGKGKGKGKSDKGPQAKKSRKQTGGKQGGELTLTQMFGKLEEKETEEREESKEEIESSMEEEEGLLLNLPSDSYYGILKEPLTVIHPLLGCSDPYSLTRVLHEVEPRYVVLYDAELSFVRQLEVYKASRPGKPLRVYFLIYGGSVEEQRYLTALRREKEAFEHLIREKAGMVVPEEREGREDTNLDLIRDPTPANASTDTRKAGGQQAKTEPARVIVDMREFRSELPALLHRRGLDIEPVTLEVGDYILSPDTCVERKSVSDLIGSLNSGRLYTQCLSMSRYYRRPVLLIEFDPAKPFSLTARSDFRQEISANDITSKLTLLTLHFPRLRLLWCPSPHATAELFEELKRKQPEPDASAAMAITADSDTVPESSDLYNPGPQDLLLRMPGINAKNCRALMNGAGSLAELVNISQEQLAELLGNATNARLLYEFIHTSSTQAVPKGKKEWKGKR from the exons ATGGCGGGACCTTTGCTGGAGTTCGAGACCGAAATGTTTCTGAATCTGTTCAGCTCGGACGGGTTGCTGGTGACGGCTGAGGGACTCGGGATAGACCGGATCCTTCTGCAGTTCCTTCGGGTGTATTCAGAGGAGGGGAGCCTGGTTCTGCTGCTGAACACCACCACTGCCGAGCAG GAGTACTTTATCGAGCAGCTGCGCACAGAGGGGGTCAGTCATCTCCCTCGGATTGTCACCAACGAGATCTCGAGTAGCGAGCGCTATAATGTCTACACACAGGGAGGGGTGCTCTTTGTCACTAGCAGAATTCTTGTGGTGGACTTTCTCACAGACAGGATACCCGCCAACCTCATCACAG GTATCCTGGTGTACAAGGCACACAAGATCATTGAGTCGTGTCAGGAAGCCTTCATCCTGCGTCTTTATCGGCAGAAGAACAAAACCGGCTTCATCAAGGCCTTCACAGACAATGCAGTGGCCTTCCGCTCTGGCTTCTGTCAGGTGGAGCGTGTCATGAGGAATCTCTTTGTGAAGAAACTCTTTCTGTGGCCaag GTTCCACGTTGCGGTGAATTCATTCCTGGAGAGGCACAAACCTGATGTGGTGGAGTTGCACGTCTCTCTGACCCCAGCCATGACTGCCATCCAGATCTCTGTCCTGGACATCATGAACGCCTGCCTGAAGGAGCTGAAACGCTACAACCCAGCCCTGGAAGTGGAGGAATTGTCCCTGGAGAATGCACTGGGAAGAAGTTTCGAGAAG ATGATCCGTCACTACCTGGACCCTCTGTGGCACCAGCTGGGCATGAAGACCAAGTCTCTGGTTCAGGACCTGAAGATCCTTCGCACTCTGCTGCAGTACCTCACTCAGTACGACTGTGTCACCTTCCTCAACCTGCTGGAGTCCCTCAGAACCAGCGAGAAGGCCTTTGGGCAAAACTCAG ATTGGCTCTTCCTCGACTCCAGCACCTCCATGTTTGTTAATTCTCGCGCTCGAGTTTACCACATCCCAGACTCCAAAACAGGCACGAAAACTAAAGCTGGAGAGAAGAGGATCCAGGCGGAGAAAGAACCGG aggggaagagagagctGGTCTTGGAGATCAACCCGAAGTGGGAGGCTCTGTCTGATGTGCTGAAGGAGATCGAGAGGGAGAACAAGAACGCAGAGGATGGACCAG GTAGAGTTCTTATCTGTGCCAGCGATGACCGGACTTGCGCCCAGCTGCGGGAGTACGTGACCCACGGGGCAGAGGCTCTGCTGACCAGACTGTACAGCCGGACCTTCGGGAAAAACGAAGCGCCACCTGAGCTGAGCAAGGACAGGAGAGCTGTTGGCAAGGGCAAGGGGAAGGGCAAGGGCAAGTCAGACAAGGGACCGCAGGCCAAGAAATCCAGAAAACAGACTGGAGGAAAACAGGGAGGAGAGCTCACCCTGACCCAGATGTTTGGGAAACTGGAAGAaaaggagacagaggagagagaggagtccAAAGAGGAGATTGAAAGCagcatggaggaggaggagggattGCTGCTCAACCTGCCCTCTGATTCCTACTACGGCATCTTGAAGGAACCGCTAACTGTCATCCACCCACTTTTGGGCTGCAGTGACCCCTACAGCCTCACACGGGTACTGCATGAGGTGGAGCCACGCTACGTGGTTTTGTACGATGCAGAGCTGTCTTTCGTTCGTCAGCTGGAGGTCTACAAGGCCAGCCGTCCTGGGAAACCACTCAG GGTTTACTTTCTGATCTATGGGGGTTCAGTTGAGGAGCAGAGATACCTGACAGCCTTGAGGAGAGAGAAGGAAGCCTTTGAGCATCTCATCAG GGAGAAAGCTGGTATGGTGGTCCCAGAGGAAAGGGAAGGGCGTGAGGATACGAATCTGGACCTGATTCGAGACCCCACCCCGGCAAACGCATCTACAGACACGcgcaaagcag GTGGTCAGCAGGCAAAGACAGAGCCTGCTCGGGTCATCGTGGACATGCGAGAGTTCCGAAGCGAGCTGCCGGCCTTGCTGCACCGCCGCGGCCTGGACATTGAGCCGGTCACCCTGGAGGTGGGCGATTACATCCTGTCTCCAGACACCTGCGTGGAGCGCAAGAGTGTCAGCGACCTGATCGGTTCCCTCAACAGCGGCCGGCTGTACACCCAGTGCCTGTCCATGTCCCGCTATTACCGGCGGCCCGTGTTGCTCATTGAATTCGACCCAGCCAAGCCCTTCTCTCTGACAGCACGGTCAGACTTCCGCCAGGAGATCTCCGCCAATGACATCACTTCCAAGCTCACCCTGCTCACCCTGCACTTCCCCCGGCTGCGGCTTCTCTGGTGCCCCTCCCCCCACGCCACGGCTGAGCTCTTTGAGGAGCTGAAGCGAAAGCAGCCGGAGCCTGATGCCTCTGCTGCCATGGCCATCACTGCCGACTCGGATACGGTGCCTGAGTCGTCCGACCTCTATAACCCTGGTCCCCAGGACCTGCTTCTCAGGATGCCCGGCATCAACGCCAAGAACTGCCGGGCACTCATGAATGGAGCAGGTAGCCTGGCCGAGCTGGTGAACATAAGCCAGGAGCAGCTGGCAGAGCTTCTGGGCAACGCCACCAATGCCAGGCTGCTGTACGAGTTCATCCACACCTCCAGCACTCAAGCAGTGCCCAAGGGCAAAAAGGAATGGAAAGGGAAGAGGTAA